The proteins below come from a single Natranaerofaba carboxydovora genomic window:
- a CDS encoding phasin family protein has translation MFELLRKGMFFGLGLAVASKEQVEKAVDELVKKGEIAPSESKKVVEQIVERGQQEQQKVKSMVNEQVNNVLKETEIPTKDDFTYLEKKVEKLEERIRELEANNSSE, from the coding sequence ATGTTTGAATTATTAAGAAAAGGGATGTTCTTCGGGTTAGGGCTTGCAGTTGCTAGTAAAGAACAAGTTGAAAAGGCTGTAGATGAACTTGTAAAAAAAGGTGAAATTGCACCTTCGGAGTCAAAAAAGGTGGTTGAACAAATAGTAGAAAGAGGTCAACAAGAACAGCAAAAAGTTAAAAGTATGGTTAATGAACAGGTGAATAATGTTTTGAAAGAGACAGAAATTCCTACGAAAGACGACTTTACTTATCTTGAAAAAAAGGTTGAAAAATTAGAAGAGCGCATCCGGGAGTTAGAAGCTAATAATTCAAGTGAATGA